Proteins from one Candidatus Margulisiibacteriota bacterium genomic window:
- a CDS encoding sensor histidine kinase KdpD has product MEDFARRLTPEEALKIASEHPQKGKLKIFIGYAPGVGKSFTMLNEGNRRHQRGEDLVIGYVELHGRPETEKQIGDLEVVPRQMIEYGGKIMEEMDTAAIIRRHPTTVLVDELAHTNVPGSKYAKRYEDVDEILRAGINVITTLNVQHLESLNDVIKQITGVTVRETIPDSIVENADEIVAVDITVDALLNRLKRGDIYKKDKITDALGNFFREGNLNALREISLRQTAQEVDEELEMYMKAHGIKENWQTTERILVCVSPSPNAKRLIRRGALIARRYRCEWFVVAVESPLLFSQKWTQKEKEELGNNFTLAKQLGAATTILSGRNISDALAKFAREKNITQIVIGHSEKSPFQAIFTGSTASKLLSGTKNIAIHVIPTGGEITATESWFKLIFGPEIPLSDFWKTLGTIFLVSLINYLLAPFIGYEAIGFVFLFAVLVLSMFVSFLYIVVFAVLSVFIWNFFFIPPTMTFVIANFTDLIMSVVYIITAVVTGYLTSKIRRDEGLLAVREARTDTMHRITSIIANAVNRYNCIAAIEKELGVILPGKCKVIVKNDRQSFDEVLRQTITGDEKELSVAVWAYEKGEIAGWSTETLSFAGALYVALKGPSENIGVLLYRPEHYRQLSQDEKDFLYTAANQLALYLEREILKERALESDELRKSEGLYRTILDSVSHEIRTPVTSIVGIAAALKDDRIICDRRKLADLAKELSDSAERLDRVVTNLLDMSRLASGMLSIKKDWQDVNELVRSSLQRFSRNLEGRRVIVAGEESLPLIKIDFPLMDQALQNIIWNSLNYTPAGSAIELTTALEYGRIALTIADNGPGVDENELPYIFDKFYRTKAALPGGTGLGLAITKAIVEAHNGSIEARNRKKGGLEIKLTLPIDTLPEVKASPYE; this is encoded by the coding sequence TTGGAAGACTTTGCAAGACGGCTCACTCCGGAAGAGGCCTTAAAGATCGCCTCGGAACATCCCCAGAAGGGCAAACTGAAGATCTTTATCGGTTATGCCCCCGGTGTCGGCAAATCGTTCACCATGCTCAACGAGGGCAACCGCCGCCATCAGCGGGGGGAAGACCTGGTCATTGGTTACGTGGAACTGCACGGCCGCCCGGAAACGGAGAAACAGATCGGCGACCTGGAAGTAGTTCCCCGCCAGATGATCGAGTACGGCGGCAAGATCATGGAAGAAATGGACACCGCCGCCATTATCAGGCGGCACCCCACCACCGTACTGGTCGATGAGCTGGCCCACACCAACGTTCCCGGCTCCAAGTACGCTAAGCGCTACGAAGACGTCGACGAAATCCTCCGGGCCGGCATCAACGTCATTACCACGCTCAATGTCCAGCACCTGGAGAGCCTGAACGATGTCATCAAACAGATCACCGGCGTCACGGTCCGGGAAACCATCCCCGACAGCATCGTGGAAAATGCCGATGAGATCGTCGCCGTTGACATCACCGTGGACGCCCTGTTGAACCGGTTAAAGCGCGGCGATATCTATAAAAAGGACAAGATCACGGACGCCCTGGGCAATTTCTTCCGCGAAGGCAATCTTAACGCGCTCCGCGAGATTTCTCTGCGGCAAACGGCCCAGGAAGTCGACGAAGAACTGGAAATGTACATGAAAGCGCACGGTATCAAGGAAAACTGGCAAACTACCGAGCGGATCCTGGTCTGCGTCAGCCCCAGCCCGAACGCGAAAAGATTGATCCGCCGCGGGGCGCTGATCGCCCGGCGGTACCGCTGCGAATGGTTCGTCGTCGCCGTGGAAAGCCCTCTGTTATTTTCGCAGAAATGGACGCAAAAGGAGAAGGAAGAGCTCGGGAACAATTTCACCCTGGCGAAACAGTTGGGCGCGGCGACAACGATCCTGTCCGGCCGGAACATTTCGGACGCGCTGGCGAAATTCGCCCGCGAAAAGAACATCACCCAGATAGTGATCGGGCACTCGGAAAAGAGCCCCTTCCAGGCGATCTTTACCGGCTCGACCGCCAGTAAACTGCTCAGTGGCACGAAGAACATCGCGATCCATGTCATCCCGACCGGCGGCGAGATCACGGCCACGGAAAGCTGGTTCAAATTGATCTTCGGCCCGGAAATACCGCTCAGTGATTTCTGGAAGACCCTCGGCACTATTTTCCTGGTTTCCCTGATCAATTATCTGCTGGCCCCTTTTATCGGTTATGAGGCGATCGGTTTTGTCTTTCTCTTTGCCGTCCTGGTCCTGAGCATGTTCGTCTCCTTCCTTTACATCGTTGTTTTCGCCGTTCTCAGCGTGTTTATCTGGAACTTCTTTTTTATCCCGCCGACCATGACCTTTGTGATCGCTAATTTTACCGACCTGATCATGAGCGTAGTTTATATTATTACCGCGGTCGTTACCGGTTATTTGACCAGCAAGATCAGGCGGGATGAAGGGCTGCTCGCTGTAAGAGAAGCCCGGACCGATACCATGCACCGGATCACCTCGATCATCGCCAACGCGGTCAACCGCTACAACTGCATCGCGGCGATCGAAAAAGAACTGGGCGTGATCCTGCCGGGGAAATGCAAGGTCATCGTCAAGAACGACCGGCAGAGCTTTGACGAGGTTCTGCGCCAGACCATTACCGGCGACGAAAAAGAGCTGTCGGTCGCGGTCTGGGCCTACGAAAAAGGCGAGATCGCCGGCTGGTCGACCGAAACCCTCTCTTTCGCGGGCGCCTTGTACGTCGCCCTCAAAGGTCCCTCCGAAAACATCGGCGTTCTGTTGTACCGCCCCGAACATTACCGCCAGTTGTCCCAGGACGAAAAAGATTTCTTGTACACGGCCGCCAACCAGCTGGCGCTCTACCTGGAGCGGGAGATCCTCAAAGAGCGGGCGCTCGAGTCGGACGAGCTCCGGAAATCCGAAGGGCTGTACCGGACGATATTGGACAGCGTTTCGCATGAGATCCGAACGCCGGTAACCTCGATCGTCGGCATTGCGGCGGCGCTTAAGGACGACCGGATCATCTGCGACCGGCGGAAATTGGCCGACCTGGCCAAGGAACTGTCCGATTCGGCCGAGCGCCTCGATCGGGTCGTCACCAATCTGCTCGACATGTCCCGGCTGGCCTCCGGCATGCTGTCGATCAAAAAGGACTGGCAGGACGTCAACGAACTGGTCCGGTCTAGCCTCCAGCGTTTCAGCCGTAATCTGGAGGGGCGCCGGGTTATCGTCGCAGGCGAAGAAAGCCTGCCGCTGATCAAGATCGATTTTCCCCTGATGGACCAGGCGCTGCAAAACATCATTTGGAACTCCCTCAATTACACCCCGGCCGGTTCGGCGATCGAACTGACGACCGCGCTGGAATACGGCCGCATCGCCCTGACGATCGCGGACAACGGTCCCGGCGTCGACGAGAACGAATTGCCCTATATTTTTGATAAGTTTTACCGCACCAAAGCGGCCTTGCCCGGCGGAACCGGCCTGGGCTTAGCGATTACCAAAGCGATCGTCGAGGCCCACAACGGGTCGATCGAAGCCCGTAACCGGAAAAAGGGCGGGCTGGAGATCAAGCTTACTCTGCCGATCGATACGCTGCCGGAGGTTAAAGCTTCCCCGTATGAATAA
- a CDS encoding response regulator transcription factor yields MNKGAKILVIDDEKSIRKLLDISLTSEGYNVALAKTGREGLLLLANFRPDIVILDLGLPDLPGLEVMKKIRARTATPVIVLTVKDSGQDKVSLLDAGADDYLTKPFNISELSARIRVALRHSLNLKEEPVFTNGPLKIDFHLRAVEVSGAPVKLTNTEFDLLKLLAQHAGKIVTQKQLLQEVWGPEAVDQSHYLRIYFSQLRKKLEKHGLADIIITEPGIGYRLAI; encoded by the coding sequence ATGAATAAAGGCGCCAAAATCCTGGTGATCGACGATGAAAAGTCGATCCGCAAACTGCTTGATATCAGCTTGACTTCCGAGGGCTACAACGTTGCCCTGGCGAAAACCGGCCGGGAAGGATTGCTCCTGCTGGCCAATTTCCGTCCGGACATCGTCATTCTGGACCTGGGCTTGCCGGACCTGCCGGGGCTGGAAGTCATGAAAAAGATCAGGGCCAGAACGGCGACCCCGGTCATAGTTTTGACCGTTAAAGATTCCGGCCAGGATAAGGTTTCCCTGCTTGACGCGGGGGCCGACGATTATTTGACCAAACCCTTCAATATCTCGGAATTATCGGCCCGCATCAGGGTCGCGCTCAGGCACAGTCTGAACCTCAAGGAAGAACCCGTGTTCACCAACGGCCCGCTGAAGATCGATTTCCATCTGCGCGCGGTGGAAGTCTCCGGCGCACCGGTAAAATTGACCAATACGGAGTTTGACCTCTTAAAGCTGCTGGCCCAGCACGCCGGCAAGATCGTCACTCAAAAGCAATTGCTGCAGGAGGTCTGGGGACCGGAGGCGGTCGATCAGTCGCATTATCTCCGGATCTATTTCAGCCAGCTGCGAAAAAAACTGGAAAAACACGGCTTGGCGGACATTATTATCACGGAGCCGGGCATCGGCTACCGCTTAGCAATTTAA
- a CDS encoding P-II family nitrogen regulator, whose protein sequence is MKKIEAIIRSEKLEDLREALDAQGLSAMTVTEVRGRGAQKGITLEWRVGEYRVEFIPKVKVELVVNAEAVDKVIGIILTVCSNNKVGDGKIFVSPVEEVVRIRTGERGQQAL, encoded by the coding sequence ATGAAAAAAATCGAAGCGATAATCAGGTCGGAAAAACTCGAGGACTTACGCGAGGCGCTGGACGCTCAGGGTCTATCGGCGATGACGGTAACCGAGGTCAGGGGGCGGGGAGCGCAGAAGGGGATCACGCTGGAGTGGCGAGTCGGCGAATACCGGGTCGAATTCATTCCCAAAGTGAAGGTTGAACTGGTCGTGAATGCCGAAGCGGTCGATAAGGTGATCGGGATCATCCTGACGGTCTGCTCCAACAATAAAGTCGGCGACGGCAAGATCTTTGTTTCGCCGGTGGAAGAAGTTGTCCGGATCCGGACCGGCGAACGCGGGCAGCAAGCGCTGTAA
- a CDS encoding ammonium transporter, whose translation MINAGDTAWVLISTALVILMTPAVGFFYGGMVRKKNILSTVMMCFAVLIVLSLQWFLVGFTLSFAPSLRGLIGRLDWLGLVGVGGQPNAAYAATIPFLAFMFFQGAFAIIAPALIVGAFVERIRFSVFLFFSLVWATLVYDPVAHWVWSAGGWLRALGALDFAGGLVVHITAGFSALAIALVIGKRLGYGKDNMEPSNIPLVLIGAVLLWFGWFGFNGGSALAANGLATTAVVVTNASAAAGAAVWMILSWMQRRPSVLGVATGAVVGLAAITPASGYVSPLFAMLIGAVASLIAYYMIWLRMKLRIDESLDVFACHGMGSFWGVVAVGLFASKTVNPAGADGLFFGNLHQFWVQLFAACFIAFFSFAVTYLIAKVIDGLVGLRVKENEELVGLDISQHAETA comes from the coding sequence ATGATAAATGCCGGTGATACCGCCTGGGTTTTGATCTCCACCGCTTTAGTGATCCTGATGACGCCCGCCGTCGGCTTTTTTTACGGCGGCATGGTGCGGAAAAAGAACATTTTATCCACTGTTATGATGTGCTTCGCCGTACTGATCGTCCTTAGCCTGCAATGGTTCCTGGTCGGCTTCACCCTTTCATTCGCCCCGTCACTGCGCGGCCTGATCGGCCGGCTTGATTGGCTCGGTCTGGTCGGGGTGGGAGGGCAGCCCAACGCGGCTTACGCGGCGACGATCCCCTTTCTGGCGTTCATGTTCTTCCAGGGGGCGTTCGCGATCATCGCTCCGGCGCTGATCGTCGGCGCCTTTGTGGAGCGGATCAGGTTCTCCGTTTTTCTTTTCTTTTCGCTGGTCTGGGCGACCTTGGTTTACGATCCGGTCGCGCACTGGGTCTGGTCGGCCGGCGGCTGGCTGCGGGCCCTGGGCGCGCTTGATTTCGCCGGCGGCTTGGTCGTCCATATCACGGCCGGGTTTTCCGCCCTGGCGATCGCCCTGGTGATCGGCAAGCGGCTCGGTTACGGTAAGGATAATATGGAACCGAGCAATATCCCGCTGGTCCTGATCGGCGCGGTCCTGCTCTGGTTCGGCTGGTTCGGTTTTAACGGCGGCTCGGCGCTGGCGGCCAATGGTTTGGCAACAACGGCGGTGGTCGTCACCAACGCCTCGGCCGCGGCCGGCGCGGCTGTTTGGATGATCTTGAGCTGGATGCAGCGGCGGCCGAGCGTGCTGGGGGTCGCGACCGGCGCGGTCGTCGGCCTGGCGGCGATCACCCCGGCCTCGGGCTACGTCTCCCCGTTGTTCGCCATGCTGATCGGCGCAGTCGCTTCGCTGATCGCTTACTACATGATCTGGCTCCGGATGAAACTGCGGATCGACGAGTCGCTCGACGTTTTTGCCTGCCACGGGATGGGGAGCTTCTGGGGGGTGGTCGCGGTCGGCCTGTTCGCCAGCAAAACGGTCAACCCGGCGGGGGCCGACGGGCTGTTCTTCGGCAACCTGCACCAATTCTGGGTCCAGTTGTTCGCCGCTTGTTTTATCGCTTTCTTTTCTTTTGCCGTTACTTACCTGATCGCCAAAGTGATCGACGGACTGGTCGGCCTGCGGGTCAAAGAGAACGAGGAGCTGGTCGGCCTCGATATCTCACAGCACGCGGAAACTGCCTAG
- a CDS encoding P-II family nitrogen regulator: MKKIEAIIRSEKLEDLREALDAQGLSAMTVTEVKGRGAQKGITLEWRVGEYRVEFIPKIKVELVVNAEAVDKVINIILSVCSSGKVGDGKIFVSTVEEVIRIRTKEKGHGAL, translated from the coding sequence ATGAAAAAGATCGAAGCGATCATTAGGTCGGAAAAGTTGGAGGATTTACGCGAAGCCCTGGATGCCCAAGGGTTATCGGCGATGACGGTGACCGAAGTGAAGGGGCGGGGAGCGCAAAAGGGGATCACGCTGGAGTGGCGGGTCGGCGAGTACCGGGTGGAGTTCATCCCGAAGATCAAGGTTGAACTGGTCGTTAATGCCGAGGCGGTCGATAAGGTGATCAATATAATTTTGTCGGTCTGCTCGTCCGGCAAGGTCGGCGACGGCAAGATCTTTGTCTCAACGGTGGAAGAAGTTATCCGGATCCGGACAAAAGAAAAGGGACACGGCGCTTTATAG
- a CDS encoding ammonium transporter yields MINSGDTAWVLISTALVILMTPAVGFFYGGMVRKKSLLSTVMMCFASLFLISVQWVLIGYTLSFGPSKAGLIGGLQWLGLLGVGQAPNPDYAATIPALAFMLFQAAFAIVTPSLIVGSFVERIKFGAFLIFTGLWSLLVYYPVAHWVWGVGGWLRALGALDFAGGTVVHVTAGFAALAVALVIGKRIGYGKDNMEPSNIPLVVIGAVLLWFGWFGFNGGSALAANGLAVSAVVVTNTAAAAAALVWMILSWLHRRPSVLGVATGAVVGLVAITPASGFVDPLSALAIGGIAAVISYYMIVLRMKLRIDESLDVFACHGMGGVWGSVATGIFASRAINAAGNNGLLFGNPGLLWVQIVTVVVTASFSFVVTYVLATLIDLFIGLRVSENEELVGLDISQHAESV; encoded by the coding sequence ATGATAAATTCCGGTGATACGGCCTGGGTCCTGATCTCGACCGCCTTGGTCATTCTGATGACCCCGGCCGTCGGTTTCTTTTACGGGGGGATGGTCCGGAAGAAAAGCCTGCTCTCGACCGTGATGATGTGTTTTGCCTCGCTTTTCCTGATCAGCGTCCAGTGGGTCTTGATCGGCTATACATTATCGTTCGGCCCGAGTAAGGCCGGTTTGATCGGGGGGCTGCAGTGGTTAGGCTTGCTCGGGGTCGGACAAGCGCCGAACCCGGACTATGCCGCAACGATCCCGGCGCTGGCGTTCATGCTTTTCCAGGCCGCTTTCGCGATCGTGACGCCGTCCCTGATCGTCGGCAGCTTTGTCGAGCGGATCAAGTTCGGCGCCTTCCTGATCTTTACCGGTCTTTGGTCGCTCTTGGTTTATTATCCGGTCGCCCACTGGGTCTGGGGAGTCGGCGGTTGGCTCCGGGCTTTGGGCGCGCTCGATTTTGCCGGCGGGACCGTGGTCCACGTTACGGCCGGCTTTGCCGCCCTGGCGGTCGCCCTGGTGATCGGCAAGCGGATCGGTTACGGTAAAGATAATATGGAACCGAGCAACATTCCGCTGGTCGTCATTGGCGCCGTTTTGTTGTGGTTCGGCTGGTTCGGTTTTAACGGCGGCTCCGCCCTGGCGGCCAACGGCTTGGCTGTTTCCGCCGTCGTGGTGACCAACACGGCGGCCGCGGCAGCGGCACTGGTCTGGATGATCTTGAGCTGGCTCCACCGCCGACCGAGCGTCCTGGGCGTCGCCACCGGTGCGGTCGTCGGTTTGGTCGCGATCACTCCGGCCTCCGGTTTTGTCGACCCTTTATCGGCGCTCGCGATCGGCGGGATCGCCGCGGTGATCTCCTATTATATGATCGTCCTCCGGATGAAGCTGCGGATCGACGAATCACTCGATGTCTTCGCTTGTCACGGGATGGGCGGGGTTTGGGGGTCGGTCGCGACCGGGATCTTTGCCAGCCGGGCGATCAACGCGGCTGGTAATAATGGCTTGCTGTTCGGTAATCCCGGACTGCTCTGGGTCCAGATCGTGACGGTCGTGGTCACGGCCAGCTTCTCTTTTGTCGTTACCTATGTCCTGGCGACGCTGATCGATCTGTTTATCGGTCTGCGGGTCAGCGAGAACGAGGAATTGGTCGGCCTCGACATTTCCCAGCACGCGGAAAGCGTTTAA
- a CDS encoding TorF family putative porin, protein MKKVFCVVLGLVCLVSVASAALLDVNVAYVSKYIWRGQDQDSGQPALQPGATLYLGNTGFSLGLWGNYNIGADYLNVGTGGNIGRELTEIDYTLTYAASFNDDWSYSVYFSQYTYPAGQFIRTGELFLTLTGNSLPLTPTLTLAYDNDQGKGSYVSLGGKNSFPVGALQIDSALTAGYDGGQYGAKPGFSDATLAFSTALPVNNLTVTPTVNYTVVGKDTRPTSENTFWFSLNVASSL, encoded by the coding sequence ATGAAAAAGGTCTTTTGTGTAGTTTTGGGCCTCGTTTGCCTGGTCTCCGTCGCCTCGGCCGCGCTCCTGGACGTGAATGTCGCTTACGTTTCCAAGTATATTTGGCGGGGGCAGGACCAGGATAGCGGGCAGCCGGCGCTGCAGCCGGGCGCGACCCTTTATTTGGGCAATACCGGCTTTTCGCTCGGGCTGTGGGGGAACTATAATATCGGGGCCGACTATCTCAACGTCGGTACCGGCGGGAATATCGGCCGGGAACTGACCGAGATCGATTACACGCTGACCTACGCCGCCTCGTTCAACGACGACTGGAGCTATTCCGTTTATTTTTCCCAGTACACTTACCCGGCCGGCCAGTTCATCCGGACGGGAGAGCTGTTCCTGACCCTGACCGGCAACAGTTTGCCGCTGACGCCGACCCTGACCCTTGCTTACGACAATGACCAGGGGAAGGGATCGTACGTTTCGCTGGGCGGGAAAAATTCGTTCCCGGTCGGCGCCCTGCAGATCGACTCCGCCCTGACGGCCGGCTACGACGGCGGCCAGTACGGGGCCAAACCGGGTTTTAGCGACGCTACCCTGGCATTTTCGACCGCGCTGCCGGTCAATAACCTGACGGTCACGCCGACCGTGAACTATACGGTGGTCGGCAAAGACACCAGGCCGACCTCGGAAAACACTTTTTGGTTCAGCCTGAACGTCGCCTCCAGTTTATAG
- a CDS encoding sigma 54-interacting transcriptional regulator codes for MSPTRDVTVKVLSEISSALASSLDIESTLNAILNILTERLEMQRGTITLVDPATNELHIEVAQGLSPAEKERGRYQIGEGITGKVVESGQPMVVKDIKAEPLFLNRTQARKELKERNYAFLCVPVKVGNKVVGALSVDHLFRGDISYEEDIKLLTIIASMVGQAVRIRELAEKDKQAVVSENIKLKRELQGKYKFGNIVYSSRAMETMLEGVLQVADTQATVMLLGESGTGKELVASAIHYASPRNGKPFVKVACAALPENLLEAELFGYERGAFTGATEKKLGRFELANGGTIFLDEIGDLTLPTQVKLLRVLQEKEFERLGGTQTVKIDVRVVCATHRDLEELIKERKFREDLYYRINVFPVHLPPLRERKEDIPLLADHFIHKYKLENKKKIKGINRAALERLMAYRWPGNVRELENAMERAVVICQKELITPAELPSNLSGGADLDLPGEGASLPEIVESIEKQRITEALERYKTQRQAAKALGLTERMLGYKIQKYKIAWQ; via the coding sequence ATGAGCCCGACCAGAGATGTTACCGTTAAAGTTCTCAGCGAGATCAGCAGCGCGCTGGCCTCTTCGCTCGACATCGAAAGCACTCTTAACGCCATTCTCAATATCCTGACCGAACGGCTGGAGATGCAGCGTGGCACGATCACCCTTGTCGACCCGGCTACCAATGAACTTCACATTGAGGTCGCTCAGGGTTTGTCGCCGGCCGAAAAGGAACGGGGGCGCTACCAGATCGGCGAAGGAATAACCGGCAAGGTGGTGGAGAGCGGCCAGCCGATGGTCGTCAAGGATATCAAGGCGGAGCCGCTCTTTTTGAACCGGACGCAAGCGCGCAAGGAATTGAAAGAACGGAACTACGCCTTTCTCTGCGTGCCGGTCAAGGTCGGGAACAAGGTGGTCGGCGCGCTGTCGGTCGACCATCTTTTTCGCGGCGATATTTCCTACGAAGAGGACATTAAGCTGCTGACGATCATCGCCTCCATGGTCGGGCAAGCGGTCCGGATCCGCGAACTGGCGGAAAAGGACAAGCAGGCGGTCGTTTCCGAGAATATCAAGCTGAAAAGAGAGCTGCAGGGGAAGTATAAATTCGGCAATATCGTTTACAGCTCCCGGGCGATGGAGACGATGCTGGAAGGAGTGCTGCAGGTTGCCGACACGCAGGCGACGGTGATGCTCCTGGGCGAATCGGGCACCGGCAAGGAACTGGTCGCTTCCGCGATCCATTATGCCAGTCCCCGGAACGGTAAACCGTTCGTCAAGGTCGCTTGCGCCGCCCTGCCGGAAAACCTGCTGGAAGCGGAGCTCTTTGGCTATGAACGGGGGGCGTTCACCGGCGCGACCGAAAAGAAACTAGGCCGCTTTGAGCTGGCCAACGGCGGGACGATCTTCCTTGATGAGATCGGCGACCTGACGCTGCCGACCCAGGTCAAACTGCTCCGCGTCCTGCAGGAGAAAGAATTTGAGCGGCTGGGCGGGACCCAGACCGTCAAGATCGATGTCCGGGTCGTTTGCGCCACCCACCGGGACCTGGAAGAACTGATCAAGGAGCGGAAGTTCCGCGAAGATCTTTATTACCGGATCAACGTTTTTCCCGTTCATTTGCCGCCTCTCCGGGAGCGGAAAGAAGATATTCCCCTGCTGGCTGACCATTTTATCCATAAGTATAAATTAGAGAACAAGAAGAAGATCAAAGGGATCAACCGGGCGGCGCTGGAGCGGTTAATGGCCTACCGCTGGCCGGGTAACGTCCGCGAACTGGAGAACGCGATGGAGCGGGCGGTGGTCATCTGCCAGAAAGAGCTGATCACGCCGGCGGAACTGCCGTCCAACCTGAGCGGCGGCGCCGACCTCGATCTGCCGGGCGAGGGGGCTTCCCTGCCGGAGATCGTGGAAAGCATCGAAAAGCAGCGGATCACAGAAGCCCTGGAACGCTATAAAACCCAGCGTCAGGCGGCCAAAGCGCTCGGCTTGACGGAACGGATGCTCGGGTACAAGATCCAGAAATATAAGATCGCCTGGCAATAA
- a CDS encoding beta-1,3-glucanase family protein — protein sequence MKRLGFLAGGGLLFLVLSIVLTGCQTASSAPALPDLYVTVTFVNNSGIAANRIHVALRGQDNAGVERNLDLTQTPAAFLSSTSAAAAPDVTLDTLITAGPVTIPYVVSARLYLGIDRLVADELANFTEPGAADGTIYDKVELTVKSTGNVVNLTQVDYFALPLKLAVGAETRGFNDGITRKQILDAYEAALSGGWEKVVLRDAAGNRLRILNPAKIAPGYAASFPELYGYWDSLINEYWAGGKTVTILTDETVRRQISGTADGSKLDFGADGVYLKPTTLQLFGQEVAAGSDAKLVKWVSGALNRGVIKNPTVTDQGDSDKFYTASAAHNGGVFNKFAEFFHNGLYTIDGRAYALAFDDVFGRDSSLGVPNKGNVTITLQAFE from the coding sequence ATGAAGCGTTTAGGGTTCCTGGCAGGCGGCGGCTTATTATTCCTGGTCCTGTCAATCGTCCTTACCGGCTGCCAGACGGCTTCTTCCGCCCCCGCCCTGCCCGATCTTTACGTCACCGTCACTTTCGTCAATAATTCAGGAATCGCCGCCAATCGGATCCATGTCGCCCTGCGGGGACAAGACAATGCCGGGGTGGAACGGAACCTCGATCTGACGCAGACCCCGGCTGCCTTCCTGAGCTCGACCAGCGCGGCGGCCGCGCCGGACGTGACCCTGGATACCCTGATCACTGCCGGACCGGTCACCATCCCTTATGTCGTATCCGCCCGGCTATATTTGGGGATCGACCGGCTGGTGGCGGATGAACTTGCCAACTTCACCGAACCGGGCGCGGCCGACGGAACGATCTACGACAAGGTCGAGTTGACCGTGAAAAGCACCGGCAACGTGGTCAACCTGACCCAGGTCGACTATTTTGCCCTGCCGCTCAAGCTCGCCGTCGGCGCCGAGACCCGCGGCTTCAACGACGGCATTACCCGCAAACAGATCTTGGACGCTTACGAAGCGGCGCTCAGCGGCGGCTGGGAAAAGGTCGTCTTGCGCGACGCGGCCGGTAACCGCTTGCGCATCCTCAATCCGGCCAAGATCGCGCCCGGTTACGCCGCCAGTTTCCCGGAGCTTTACGGCTACTGGGACAGTTTGATCAACGAATACTGGGCCGGCGGCAAGACCGTCACCATCCTGACCGACGAGACCGTCCGGCGGCAGATCAGCGGCACGGCCGACGGCAGCAAGCTCGACTTCGGCGCCGACGGCGTTTACCTGAAGCCGACGACCCTCCAGCTGTTCGGGCAGGAGGTCGCGGCCGGCAGCGACGCCAAACTGGTCAAATGGGTGTCCGGCGCGCTCAACCGCGGGGTGATCAAAAACCCGACCGTGACCGATCAGGGCGACAGCGATAAATTTTACACCGCCTCGGCCGCGCATAACGGCGGCGTCTTCAACAAATTCGCCGAGTTCTTCCATAACGGCCTCTACACGATCGACGGCCGGGCCTACGCCCTCGCTTTTGACGACGTCTTCGGGCGGGATTCCTCGCTGGGGGTTCCGAACAAAGGGAACGTCACGATCACGCTGCAGGCGTTCGAATAG
- the nadE gene encoding NAD(+) synthase — protein MALSAKIASWIKAQVAGAGAKGCVVGLSGGIDSAVVALLCQKAFPEDTLTLLLPCHSLPADMDSARQFAERFKLIFVSPDLTAVFDQLYQALEGETYGGQTDLPTCNLKPRLRMAALYYYARKLNYLVVGTGNKSELEMGYFTKYGDGGVDLLPLGDLLKTEVRALAGELAVPQEYIEKAPSAGLWAGQTDEGEMGITYEELDAILAGKGGDQQKAALVDQRRQASEHKRRPVPIFKVPG, from the coding sequence ATGGCTCTCTCCGCTAAGATAGCAAGCTGGATCAAGGCCCAGGTCGCCGGCGCCGGCGCTAAGGGGTGTGTTGTCGGCCTCTCCGGCGGGATCGACTCCGCGGTCGTTGCGCTCCTCTGCCAGAAGGCTTTTCCTGAAGATACTTTAACGCTGCTGCTGCCGTGCCATAGTCTGCCCGCAGATATGGATTCCGCCCGCCAATTCGCCGAGCGGTTTAAGCTGATATTCGTCAGCCCCGACCTTACCGCGGTCTTTGATCAGCTCTACCAGGCGCTGGAAGGAGAAACTTATGGCGGGCAAACCGACTTGCCGACTTGCAATCTTAAGCCGCGCCTGCGGATGGCCGCTCTTTATTATTACGCCCGCAAGCTGAACTACCTGGTCGTCGGCACCGGCAACAAGTCGGAGCTCGAGATGGGATATTTTACCAAGTACGGCGACGGCGGCGTCGACCTCCTCCCGCTTGGCGACCTGCTCAAAACGGAGGTCCGCGCTTTAGCCGGGGAGTTAGCCGTTCCCCAGGAATACATTGAGAAAGCGCCGAGCGCCGGGTTGTGGGCGGGACAGACCGACGAAGGCGAGATGGGGATCACTTATGAAGAGCTTGATGCTATCTTAGCCGGCAAGGGCGGCGACCAGCAGAAAGCGGCGCTCGTTGACCAGCGCCGGCAAGCCAGCGAACATAAACGGCGCCCGGTCCCGATCTTCAAGGTTCCAGGCTGA